In Nicotiana tabacum cultivar K326 chromosome 2, ASM71507v2, whole genome shotgun sequence, the following proteins share a genomic window:
- the LOC107805160 gene encoding KH domain-containing protein At3g08620 isoform X1: MSNLYNQKLNFSPARAISPHIRTNLDVDSQYLTELLAERQKLGPFTQVLPICSRLLNQEILRVSGMIPNQGLSDYDRLQRGSPSPMASFDMMQDIGGKPLGGWTGNGWNTPQEQRLDGPQGMPIDWQAAPGSPSSFVVKRILRLDIPVERYPNFNFVGRLLGPRGNSLKRVEASTGCRVFIRGKGSIKDPDKEESLRGRPGYEHLNEPLHVLLEAELPINIVDTQLKQAREIIEELLKPVDESQDLYKRHQLRELALLNNNFREESPQPRGSLSPFSSSGMKRAKTGW, from the exons ATGTCAAATTTGTACAATCAGAAGTTGAATTTCTCACCTGCAAGAGCTATTTCTCCTCATATAAGGACCAACCTAGATGTTGATAG TCAGTACTTGACAGAGCTGTTAGCAGAAAGGCAGAAGCTTGGACCCTTTACTCAAGTCCTTCCAATATGTAGCCGACTTTTGAATCAag AAATATTAAGAGTTTCTGGAATGATCCCCAACCAAGGACTTAGTGACTATGACAGACTACAGCGCGGCAGCCCTAGTCCTATGGCTTCCTTTGACATGATGCAAGATATTGGAGGAAAACCCTTAGGTGGCTGGACTGGGAATGGATGGAACACTCCTCAAGAG CAAAGATTAGATGGACCACAGGGAATGCCCATCGACTGGCAAGCAGCACCAGGAAGTCCAAGTTCATTTGTTGTGAAGAGGATTTTGCGGTTAGATATACCCGTTGAAAGATATCCGAAT TTCAACTTTGTCGGACGGCTTTTGGGACCTAGAGGCAATTCCCTGAAACGGGTGGAAGCTTCTACCGGATGTCGTGTATTTATAAGAGGAAAGGGTTCAATTAAAGACCCTGACAAG GAGGAGAGTCTAAGGGGGCGACCAGGTTATGAACACCTCAATGAGCCGCTGCATGTTTTACTTGAGGCAGAGTTACCCATCAATATCGTTGATACACAATTGAAACAAGCAAGGGAAATTATTGAAGAATTACTAAAACCTGTG GACGAGTCGCAGGACTTATATAAAAGGCACCAACTTAGAGAACTTGCTTTGCTGAATAACAATTTCAGAGAAGAGAGTCCCCAACCAAGGGGTAGTCTATCTCCTTTTAGTTCAAGTGGGATGAAGCGAGCGAAAACTGGCTGGTGA
- the LOC107805160 gene encoding KH domain-containing protein At3g08620 isoform X2 produces MLIELLAERQKLGPFTQVLPICSRLLNQEILRVSGMIPNQGLSDYDRLQRGSPSPMASFDMMQDIGGKPLGGWTGNGWNTPQEQRLDGPQGMPIDWQAAPGSPSSFVVKRILRLDIPVERYPNFNFVGRLLGPRGNSLKRVEASTGCRVFIRGKGSIKDPDKEESLRGRPGYEHLNEPLHVLLEAELPINIVDTQLKQAREIIEELLKPVDESQDLYKRHQLRELALLNNNFREESPQPRGSLSPFSSSGMKRAKTGW; encoded by the exons ATGTTGATAG AGCTGTTAGCAGAAAGGCAGAAGCTTGGACCCTTTACTCAAGTCCTTCCAATATGTAGCCGACTTTTGAATCAag AAATATTAAGAGTTTCTGGAATGATCCCCAACCAAGGACTTAGTGACTATGACAGACTACAGCGCGGCAGCCCTAGTCCTATGGCTTCCTTTGACATGATGCAAGATATTGGAGGAAAACCCTTAGGTGGCTGGACTGGGAATGGATGGAACACTCCTCAAGAG CAAAGATTAGATGGACCACAGGGAATGCCCATCGACTGGCAAGCAGCACCAGGAAGTCCAAGTTCATTTGTTGTGAAGAGGATTTTGCGGTTAGATATACCCGTTGAAAGATATCCGAAT TTCAACTTTGTCGGACGGCTTTTGGGACCTAGAGGCAATTCCCTGAAACGGGTGGAAGCTTCTACCGGATGTCGTGTATTTATAAGAGGAAAGGGTTCAATTAAAGACCCTGACAAG GAGGAGAGTCTAAGGGGGCGACCAGGTTATGAACACCTCAATGAGCCGCTGCATGTTTTACTTGAGGCAGAGTTACCCATCAATATCGTTGATACACAATTGAAACAAGCAAGGGAAATTATTGAAGAATTACTAAAACCTGTG GACGAGTCGCAGGACTTATATAAAAGGCACCAACTTAGAGAACTTGCTTTGCTGAATAACAATTTCAGAGAAGAGAGTCCCCAACCAAGGGGTAGTCTATCTCCTTTTAGTTCAAGTGGGATGAAGCGAGCGAAAACTGGCTGGTGA